Proteins encoded together in one Thermococcus barophilus MP window:
- a CDS encoding DUF531 domain-containing protein, which yields MLTLALYNSYDPKKVHEAHLRAIARAAPICYAFDFHLALIGFPFNEKPLDLSEKISENTTIGEGGKYLLELAKKNKFHLLEFPKRGFPPQFGTIIATTRKPDEHKEISAIEVAKRALKGESFMLIVGLGRHGLPEEIFKLAEYHLDITDGKRISLETCTAIGSIPTKIRTLMEALKWKKR from the coding sequence ATGCTTACTTTGGCATTATATAATTCATATGACCCAAAAAAAGTTCATGAAGCCCACTTAAGGGCAATCGCAAGGGCTGCTCCTATTTGTTATGCATTCGATTTCCACTTGGCTCTAATTGGATTCCCATTCAATGAGAAACCTCTCGATTTGTCAGAGAAAATATCTGAAAACACAACAATTGGAGAAGGTGGGAAATACCTCCTCGAACTTGCCAAGAAAAACAAGTTCCATCTGTTGGAATTTCCAAAGAGGGGATTTCCACCCCAGTTTGGAACCATAATAGCAACAACCAGAAAGCCCGATGAACATAAGGAAATAAGTGCCATAGAAGTAGCTAAAAGAGCTTTGAAGGGAGAAAGCTTTATGTTGATTGTTGGCTTGGGGAGACATGGCCTTCCAGAAGAAATCTTTAAGTTAGCTGAGTACCACTTGGACATAACGGATGGCAAAAGGATAAGCTTAGAAACATGTACCGCTATAGGATCAATACCAACTAAGATTAGAACTTTAATGGAGGCACTAAAATGGAAGAAAAGATAA
- a CDS encoding signal peptidase I, which produces MEEKIKSWKNDLVFIVISLIVIFAIHNGLKIALHTDSPLVIVVSGSMEPVFYRGDVVLLKGVKPEDIKIGDVVVYKRPYTKYPIIHRVREIEKIVLNGKEELCFVTWGDNNPAPDPYPYDGEILPCVPQEAVEAKALLVFPKIGLIPLEIRERLGLT; this is translated from the coding sequence ATGGAAGAAAAGATAAAAAGCTGGAAAAATGACCTTGTGTTCATTGTAATTTCGCTAATTGTTATATTTGCAATACACAACGGGCTAAAAATAGCCCTGCACACCGATTCCCCTCTCGTCATTGTTGTAAGCGGTTCAATGGAGCCCGTGTTTTATAGGGGTGACGTCGTGCTCCTCAAAGGTGTCAAGCCAGAGGACATAAAAATAGGCGATGTAGTTGTCTACAAAAGACCATACACCAAATATCCGATAATTCACAGAGTTAGGGAAATTGAGAAAATCGTTTTAAACGGAAAGGAAGAGCTATGCTTTGTAACATGGGGAGACAACAATCCCGCACCTGACCCATATCCCTATGATGGGGAAATCCTACCGTGTGTTCCCCAGGAGGCTGTTGAGGCAAAAGCATTGCTTGTCTTTCCGAAAATTGGCTTAATTCCACTGGAAATAAGGGAAAGACTCGGCTTAACCTGA
- a CDS encoding lipoate--protein ligase family protein, which translates to MRFIPLIIARPEVQMAIDEAILKARIEGKVEDTVRLYVFKPSSITIGRFQSIEHDVNLRKCQELNIPVVRRITGGGSVFHDAYGEITYSVVLGEEFHPDLKDIHKSYRLIASPLIEALKELDIRAEFSGLNDIIANGKKISGSAQTRRKGVILQHGTFMYATRLDILASVLKVSKKKLADKGVKSIWERVTTVEREGIKLSRNDAYELLREKFFEEFPLEEGELTDYELELAEKLIEERYGRDEWNFMK; encoded by the coding sequence ATGAGGTTTATCCCGCTAATCATTGCCCGTCCTGAGGTTCAGATGGCAATTGATGAAGCAATCTTAAAAGCGAGAATAGAGGGCAAAGTCGAAGACACAGTCAGATTGTATGTCTTCAAGCCAAGCTCAATAACCATTGGAAGGTTTCAGAGTATTGAACATGACGTCAACTTGAGGAAATGCCAAGAGCTCAACATCCCAGTTGTGAGAAGGATAACAGGTGGAGGAAGTGTTTTCCACGACGCCTACGGGGAGATAACTTACAGCGTTGTTCTCGGAGAAGAGTTCCATCCGGATTTAAAGGATATACACAAAAGCTACCGCCTGATTGCTTCCCCCTTAATTGAAGCTTTGAAAGAACTCGATATCAGGGCTGAATTCTCTGGACTAAATGACATCATAGCAAATGGAAAGAAGATCAGCGGCTCCGCTCAAACGAGAAGAAAAGGGGTAATCCTACAGCATGGAACCTTCATGTATGCAACAAGGCTTGATATCTTGGCATCTGTGCTGAAGGTCTCAAAGAAAAAGCTCGCCGATAAAGGGGTGAAGAGCATCTGGGAGAGGGTTACAACAGTTGAGAGAGAAGGGATAAAGCTCAGCAGAAACGATGCATATGAACTGTTGAGAGAGAAGTTTTTCGAAGAGTTTCCGCTTGAAGAAGGCGAGCTTACAGATTACGAGCTTGAACTGGCTGAAAAGCTCATTGAAGAGCGTTATGGAAGAGACGAGTGGAACTTTATGAAATAA
- a CDS encoding radical SAM protein — translation MRKLKIYIPGIKFPSISLTGGYCSLNCAHCGKHYLEGMLKVTRSSLVEYCKSLEREGYVGCLLSGGLDNRLKVPLDKFAEEIKAIKRETKLKLNAHVGFIDEKDLGWIKYVDAVSLDFVGADEVIKRVYKIDKTVKDYLKILDILTENGVRVAPHITIGLDFGKIWWEYKAIDMLVEYPIDVLVLDVLIPTKGSEMENVEKPSVEESLEVVRYARERFDGELSIGCMRPLGKWRLEFDRGAILAGVDRITNPPRKVIEWAKTVREVEIIYECCVM, via the coding sequence ATGAGAAAGCTCAAAATTTACATTCCCGGCATTAAATTTCCCTCAATTTCACTCACCGGGGGTTATTGTTCATTGAACTGTGCTCACTGCGGAAAACATTACTTAGAGGGAATGCTGAAGGTTACCCGCTCATCTTTAGTTGAATACTGCAAAAGCCTTGAAAGAGAGGGCTATGTGGGCTGTCTCCTCAGCGGAGGACTTGATAATCGGTTAAAAGTTCCGCTTGACAAGTTTGCTGAAGAGATAAAAGCCATCAAGAGAGAAACTAAGCTGAAGCTCAATGCTCACGTTGGTTTCATTGATGAAAAAGATTTAGGGTGGATTAAATACGTTGATGCAGTGTCTCTGGATTTCGTCGGGGCTGATGAGGTGATAAAAAGGGTTTACAAAATTGATAAAACTGTCAAAGATTATCTCAAAATTTTAGACATCTTGACAGAAAACGGGGTTAGAGTTGCACCGCATATAACCATCGGACTCGACTTCGGAAAAATTTGGTGGGAGTATAAAGCAATAGACATGCTCGTTGAGTATCCAATAGATGTCCTCGTTTTGGACGTGCTGATTCCAACAAAGGGAAGCGAAATGGAAAATGTCGAAAAACCAAGCGTTGAGGAGAGCTTAGAAGTCGTCAGATACGCAAGAGAAAGATTTGACGGAGAGCTGAGCATTGGTTGTATGAGACCTCTTGGGAAATGGCGCTTAGAATTTGACAGAGGTGCAATTTTGGCTGGCGTGGATAGGATAACGAATCCCCCGAGAAAAGTTATTGAATGGGCAAAAACCGTAAGAGAAGTTGAGATAATCTACGAATGCTGTGTGATGTAG
- a CDS encoding DUF2103 domain-containing protein, whose amino-acid sequence MKRKSKVKLEHHLLKGILPALEEIAEIEGVKKVIPGRIYASDSRGFEIKVVRETLTGLKLLAKSDGSVQEIFLVVDKKDRKRVSEEIERISEKWKKS is encoded by the coding sequence ATGAAAAGAAAGTCCAAGGTAAAGCTTGAACATCATCTCCTCAAAGGTATTCTGCCAGCTCTTGAAGAGATTGCGGAGATAGAGGGAGTTAAGAAAGTAATTCCGGGGAGGATTTATGCCAGCGATTCTCGAGGTTTTGAGATCAAGGTTGTCAGAGAAACGCTGACAGGATTAAAGCTTTTAGCGAAGAGTGACGGCAGTGTTCAGGAAATTTTCTTGGTTGTTGATAAGAAAGACAGAAAAAGGGTTAGTGAGGAGATAGAGAGGATTAGTGAGAAGTGGAAGAAATCTTAA
- a CDS encoding PEGA domain-containing protein has translation MFRKEHVFTALIMFLLTISAFSSVSAFGNENIVLQIDSRPSNATVIIQGINKTFKTPAVIELPSKNWVIRISSGNYTVLYNLVPPEDERFVKIVVYFGRIDLAVKGPFKNITVEYGFNSTVPTKEDEYVPPIAAPFWDEEVCGGIIMFGPKNPPMVIYKYDNKDPYYQLFLNSTPSIEEYRGRKGCKMIEMIYYFGNESAMARGFPYREASFIVPYSLLSIDSQPKNATVYIFDFHRFGEWFTPFDALVPVVMEPQRNVSLIHYDLELGNLTTTVIPYIPELHTYKISMGHNGYPFLEGWLELKPNQSYNIRVNFNILRSALTVNGKEVEMQVPKTKKTTYYLPNTTLLIINSTIALDVYIDGSYVGKTPFKDEVPSGEHDILLKFGSYVVYHKKLDIGYGGRFRLTVIPVKLLKILNVPKIRSV, from the coding sequence ATGTTCCGAAAAGAGCATGTGTTTACAGCATTAATAATGTTTCTGCTCACAATATCTGCATTTTCCAGTGTAAGTGCCTTTGGTAATGAGAACATAGTGCTCCAGATAGACTCCAGGCCAAGTAATGCAACCGTTATCATTCAGGGCATTAACAAAACGTTTAAAACTCCAGCAGTAATTGAGCTACCTTCAAAAAACTGGGTTATAAGAATTTCCAGCGGCAACTATACCGTTCTATACAATTTAGTTCCACCCGAGGATGAAAGGTTTGTTAAAATAGTTGTTTACTTTGGAAGGATAGATTTGGCAGTGAAAGGCCCTTTTAAGAATATAACCGTAGAATACGGCTTCAATTCAACGGTACCGACAAAGGAAGACGAGTATGTGCCCCCAATTGCCGCTCCCTTCTGGGATGAGGAAGTGTGCGGCGGAATAATAATGTTCGGACCAAAGAATCCTCCAATGGTCATCTACAAATACGACAATAAAGACCCTTACTACCAGCTCTTCCTCAACAGTACACCTTCAATTGAAGAATATCGAGGAAGAAAGGGCTGCAAAATGATAGAGATGATATACTACTTCGGCAATGAGAGCGCGATGGCAAGGGGCTTCCCTTACCGCGAGGCAAGCTTCATAGTCCCCTACTCCCTTCTCTCCATAGATAGTCAACCTAAAAATGCCACGGTTTACATCTTCGACTTCCACCGGTTTGGAGAATGGTTTACTCCTTTTGATGCTTTAGTTCCTGTAGTGATGGAACCACAGCGTAATGTTAGCCTAATCCACTATGACCTTGAACTCGGAAATCTCACCACCACAGTAATCCCCTATATCCCAGAACTCCACACCTACAAGATTTCTATGGGTCACAATGGCTATCCCTTCCTTGAGGGATGGCTGGAGCTAAAGCCCAACCAGAGCTACAACATAAGGGTAAACTTCAATATTCTCAGGTCTGCCTTAACCGTGAATGGAAAGGAAGTGGAGATGCAGGTTCCAAAAACAAAGAAAACCACCTACTACCTTCCAAACACTACCCTGCTAATTATCAATTCCACCATTGCATTGGACGTGTATATCGATGGAAGCTACGTTGGGAAAACACCATTTAAGGATGAAGTCCCCAGCGGAGAGCACGATATACTCCTAAAATTTGGAAGCTACGTAGTATACCACAAGAAACTTGATATCGGCTATGGAGGACGGTTTAGGCTGACCGTAATTCCAGTTAAATTGCTAAAAATCCTCAATGTTCCCAAGATAAGAAGCGTGTAA
- the arcS gene encoding archaeosine synthase subunit alpha: MEILKHEGPGRLGLVRLKDKSFRTPALVNVDFTLSPFNSYFYPKAFSEYDFNLAPSIPISFYTPSEIVEKAFSRLIGVDYSNFNAFYLPAIRDVERLEKFLDEILANNSFDALYLGNSKVLVKDYRRFVQTLRMIREKDPNLMIITDLEPFFYPLAVYLGIDAFDTRSLKLYDFHKKSFTMYSPLLWDEGENSLEFAEKVISLVRKALEEGKLRYLVENFFYTQSHAGILRIADKEHGDYLEKYTPIQKDTVYFISDASQNRPEVKRWHQRVIERFVPPKAKLLLLFPCSAKKPYSRSRSHTLYRKALQEVLGSGIYKVHELILTSPFGVVPREWEWLAKYDIVVTGHWSEEEISSAAELLAKTLEKYPDIPIVAHLDEAYVEIAKRASEMSGKEIIFVPVKNGTTSRESIAALKKTLEELGLDLKAGKEDRTYRFYENIRKIFDFYFGIGAGDAVLPDDAQIKGSRMLRIFVDGRQTGTFQDGVISVTPYGMQRIYEATKSYYVRIDFDLRGDVFAVGVSEADEKIRPDDLVAVVRDEQVVAVGKALLSGEEMVKAKRGVAVKVKKRA, translated from the coding sequence ATGGAGATACTCAAACACGAAGGCCCTGGAAGACTGGGGTTAGTTAGGTTAAAGGATAAATCTTTTAGAACACCTGCTTTGGTGAATGTAGACTTTACCCTATCTCCCTTCAATTCCTACTTCTATCCAAAGGCCTTTTCTGAGTATGATTTTAATTTGGCCCCTTCCATACCGATAAGCTTCTACACGCCGAGCGAGATTGTGGAAAAAGCGTTTTCTCGACTAATTGGAGTTGACTACTCAAACTTCAACGCTTTTTATCTCCCAGCGATTAGAGATGTTGAAAGACTTGAGAAGTTTTTGGATGAAATTTTAGCTAACAACAGCTTTGATGCTCTCTATTTGGGAAATTCAAAGGTTTTAGTTAAAGACTACCGCAGGTTTGTACAAACTCTAAGAATGATTAGGGAAAAAGATCCAAATTTAATGATAATCACTGACCTGGAGCCTTTCTTTTATCCTTTAGCCGTTTATCTTGGCATTGATGCATTTGATACGCGCTCTCTAAAGCTGTATGATTTTCACAAAAAATCTTTCACCATGTATTCACCTCTTCTTTGGGATGAGGGAGAGAACTCTCTGGAGTTTGCTGAAAAAGTTATCTCCCTCGTGAGGAAGGCCCTTGAAGAGGGCAAGCTGAGGTATTTAGTTGAGAACTTCTTCTACACCCAGAGCCATGCGGGAATTTTAAGGATAGCTGATAAGGAGCATGGCGACTATCTCGAAAAGTACACGCCAATTCAGAAAGATACTGTCTATTTCATCAGTGATGCCTCCCAAAACAGACCCGAAGTTAAAAGGTGGCACCAGAGAGTAATAGAAAGGTTTGTTCCCCCCAAAGCCAAGCTTTTGCTCTTATTTCCATGTTCAGCCAAGAAACCTTATTCGAGGTCAAGGAGTCATACTCTCTACAGAAAAGCTCTGCAAGAAGTTTTGGGCTCTGGGATTTATAAGGTTCACGAGCTCATCTTAACATCTCCTTTCGGTGTTGTTCCAAGGGAGTGGGAGTGGCTGGCTAAGTACGACATAGTTGTAACTGGGCATTGGAGTGAGGAGGAGATAAGTTCGGCAGCAGAGCTTTTGGCGAAAACCCTTGAGAAGTATCCAGATATTCCAATAGTTGCCCACCTCGATGAGGCTTACGTTGAGATTGCAAAAAGAGCAAGCGAAATGAGCGGAAAGGAAATAATCTTTGTCCCTGTTAAAAATGGCACGACATCAAGAGAAAGCATAGCTGCTTTGAAGAAAACCCTTGAAGAACTCGGCTTAGATTTAAAGGCTGGGAAGGAAGATAGAACTTATCGCTTCTATGAGAACATCAGGAAAATCTTTGACTTCTACTTTGGTATTGGCGCTGGAGATGCTGTCCTTCCAGATGATGCACAGATTAAGGGCTCAAGGATGCTGAGGATTTTTGTTGATGGCAGGCAAACCGGAACTTTCCAGGATGGCGTGATAAGCGTAACTCCTTACGGAATGCAGCGCATTTACGAGGCGACAAAGAGCTATTACGTTAGGATTGACTTCGATTTGAGGGGAGATGTGTTTGCTGTCGGTGTGAGTGAGGCTGATGAGAAGATCAGACCGGATGATTTAGTTGCCGTTGTGAGGGATGAACAGGTTGTTGCCGTTGGAAAAGCTCTTCTAAGCGGCGAAGAGATGGTAAAAGCTAAGCGTGGAGTTGCCGTGAAAGTTAAGAAGAGGGCTTAA
- a CDS encoding coiled-coil protein, with amino-acid sequence MQVKVDPEEIKRIKAEIEALEKEKREIQAKLEELQKELNIWIQKRDEKNNEVKQLRQKAREYKQKRDEVNKQIQELKKNREDINAKLDLLYQEILEYRTKRDEYNQLRRLRMPKEKIEERIDKLEWELQTNPNITPEREKQIVDQIQVLATELEIIQQAERFHQKLQETRKKVESLKKARRAISLEIQKLANQSQQFHEQMIKAYQQADEIKKEADEYHQKVVELREKIREVRRQLREIERKIMEYDEKHKELIAYKLVARMRAKRDATFEKAVEALEKFKRGEKLTLDEILLLQRYNLV; translated from the coding sequence ATGCAAGTAAAAGTAGACCCAGAAGAAATTAAGAGGATAAAAGCAGAGATTGAAGCTCTTGAAAAGGAGAAAAGAGAAATTCAAGCTAAGCTTGAGGAGCTTCAGAAGGAGTTGAATATCTGGATACAAAAGAGAGATGAGAAGAATAATGAGGTTAAGCAGCTTAGACAAAAAGCAAGAGAATATAAGCAGAAAAGAGATGAAGTGAATAAGCAAATACAGGAGCTCAAAAAGAATAGGGAAGACATCAATGCAAAGCTTGACCTTCTCTATCAAGAGATCCTTGAATATAGAACCAAGAGAGATGAATATAATCAGCTGAGAAGGCTTAGGATGCCTAAAGAAAAGATTGAAGAGAGAATTGACAAGCTTGAATGGGAGTTGCAGACCAATCCCAACATAACCCCCGAGAGAGAGAAGCAGATTGTTGATCAGATTCAGGTTTTAGCGACGGAGCTTGAGATAATCCAGCAGGCTGAAAGGTTCCATCAGAAGCTCCAAGAAACCAGGAAAAAAGTTGAAAGTTTGAAGAAGGCAAGAAGAGCCATAAGTTTGGAAATCCAAAAGCTCGCAAACCAGAGCCAGCAGTTCCATGAGCAGATGATCAAAGCATACCAGCAGGCAGACGAGATAAAGAAGGAGGCGGATGAATATCACCAGAAAGTCGTTGAGCTTAGGGAGAAGATTAGGGAAGTAAGGAGACAGCTGCGTGAGATTGAGAGGAAGATAATGGAGTATGATGAAAAGCACAAGGAGTTAATTGCTTACAAACTCGTTGCAAGGATGAGGGCAAAGAGGGACGCAACATTTGAGAAAGCCGTTGAGGCACTGGAGAAGTTCAAGCGCGGTGAGAAGCTTACACTGGATGAAATTCTGCTGTTGCAGAGATACAACTTGGTGTGA
- the arcC gene encoding carbamate kinase, whose translation MRKRVVIALGGNAILQRGQKGTYDEQMENVKKTAKQIVDIILNNDYEVVITHGNGPQVGALLLHMDAGQQLYGIPAQPMDVAGAMTQGQIGYMIQQAITNELKRRGIYKPVATIVTQVLVDKNDPAFQNPSKPVGPFYDEETAKRLAKEKEWVVVEDAGRGWRRVVPSPDPKDIIEKDIIRDLVEKGFIVIASGGGGIPVIEENGQLKGVEAVIDKDLAGEKLAEVVNADIFMILTDVNGAAINYGKPNERWLHKVAVDELRKYYEEGHFKKGSMGPKVLAAIRFVEWGGERAVIAALDKAVDALEGRTGTQVIKM comes from the coding sequence ATGAGGAAGAGGGTTGTTATTGCCTTGGGCGGAAACGCTATTCTTCAGCGTGGTCAGAAGGGGACTTATGATGAGCAGATGGAAAATGTAAAAAAAACTGCAAAGCAAATTGTCGATATAATCCTTAACAACGATTATGAGGTTGTAATTACTCATGGAAACGGTCCTCAGGTTGGAGCCTTGCTTCTCCACATGGATGCTGGGCAACAACTTTATGGGATTCCAGCTCAGCCAATGGATGTTGCTGGAGCTATGACTCAGGGTCAGATAGGCTACATGATACAGCAGGCTATAACAAACGAGCTTAAACGGAGGGGGATTTACAAGCCTGTTGCAACAATTGTGACACAGGTTCTTGTTGACAAGAACGATCCAGCTTTTCAGAATCCGTCAAAGCCAGTTGGACCATTCTATGATGAGGAAACGGCAAAAAGGCTCGCCAAAGAGAAAGAGTGGGTTGTTGTGGAAGACGCTGGTAGAGGATGGCGTAGAGTTGTTCCATCTCCGGATCCAAAGGATATAATTGAGAAGGACATAATCAGGGATTTAGTTGAGAAAGGCTTCATTGTCATAGCGTCGGGTGGTGGGGGAATTCCGGTTATAGAGGAAAACGGACAGCTCAAAGGTGTTGAGGCTGTCATTGATAAGGATCTGGCTGGAGAAAAGCTGGCTGAGGTTGTTAATGCTGACATCTTCATGATTCTCACTGATGTAAATGGGGCTGCAATAAATTATGGAAAGCCGAATGAAAGGTGGCTCCACAAAGTTGCTGTTGATGAGCTCAGGAAGTATTATGAAGAGGGGCACTTTAAGAAAGGCAGCATGGGGCCTAAGGTCTTAGCAGCGATAAGATTTGTGGAATGGGGCGGGGAGAGAGCGGTCATTGCTGCTCTTGATAAAGCAGTTGATGCATTGGAAGGCAGAACTGGAACCCAAGTAATCAAAATGTGA
- a CDS encoding phytoene desaturase family protein, translating to MRVVTIGAGLGGLLTSAFLAKAGYEVIVLEKSSFIGGRFTNLRYKGFQLSTGALHMVPHGEDGPLAHLLKLLNANVKIVNSNPKGKFFIDGNLYHYREGWKYLSFKEKAKAMKLLAEIKANRLPKGEDAQMNAWEWLSDKIGENEFAYLFIKSFLGWAVSLAPEEVPAIEFAKEIKATLKWGGPGLIKGGCKAVTDELARIVRENGGEIITRKKVVEAEEGKVFTADGEEYPYDILISNIGIKETVELFGRENFDKEYLKKLDSLKPAEGIKINIALKGKPRIGNTVVFTLDTKRINGYNEPSALSPELAEEGYTLIMAHQALRSRNIKKEQRLGVEDLYYLFPELDKNGEILLIQTYLDGNPVNRVASGQHLDFPMENVYIVGDANKGEGGIEVEGIALGVMKVLQELGVGRFDEWYL from the coding sequence ATGAGGGTTGTAACGATTGGTGCTGGTCTCGGAGGTTTATTGACCTCAGCATTTTTGGCAAAAGCCGGATATGAAGTGATTGTTCTTGAAAAATCATCTTTTATTGGCGGCAGATTCACGAATTTGAGATACAAGGGTTTTCAGCTTTCAACTGGAGCTTTGCATATGGTTCCTCACGGTGAAGACGGACCGTTAGCTCATCTCCTTAAGCTCCTCAACGCTAATGTGAAGATAGTAAACTCAAACCCGAAAGGGAAGTTCTTTATTGATGGAAATCTCTATCACTACAGGGAAGGATGGAAGTACCTCAGCTTTAAGGAGAAAGCCAAAGCAATGAAGCTTCTGGCAGAGATAAAAGCAAACCGTCTGCCAAAAGGTGAAGATGCCCAGATGAATGCTTGGGAGTGGCTAAGCGATAAAATTGGAGAAAATGAATTTGCTTATCTCTTCATAAAGAGCTTTCTCGGCTGGGCTGTAAGTTTAGCCCCAGAAGAAGTTCCAGCGATTGAATTTGCCAAGGAAATTAAAGCTACGCTTAAGTGGGGAGGGCCGGGGCTAATAAAGGGTGGATGCAAAGCTGTGACGGATGAGTTAGCGAGGATTGTTAGAGAAAACGGCGGAGAAATAATAACGAGAAAAAAGGTCGTTGAGGCTGAAGAGGGAAAAGTTTTCACAGCAGATGGTGAGGAGTACCCTTATGACATCTTAATTTCAAACATTGGAATTAAAGAGACTGTTGAGCTCTTTGGAAGAGAGAACTTTGATAAGGAATACCTCAAAAAACTTGATTCATTAAAACCTGCTGAGGGAATCAAAATTAACATTGCGCTAAAAGGAAAGCCAAGAATCGGAAATACGGTGGTGTTCACCCTTGACACAAAGAGAATTAACGGCTACAACGAGCCTTCAGCTTTGAGTCCGGAATTAGCTGAGGAGGGCTACACCCTGATTATGGCACATCAAGCGCTGAGGAGCAGAAACATAAAGAAGGAGCAGAGATTGGGAGTGGAAGATTTGTATTACCTGTTCCCTGAACTTGATAAAAATGGAGAGATTCTGCTCATACAGACCTATCTTGACGGAAACCCCGTCAACAGAGTAGCCTCAGGACAGCATTTAGACTTTCCGATGGAGAACGTTTACATTGTTGGAGACGCCAACAAGGGGGAGGGTGGAATAGAGGTCGAAGGAATTGCCCTTGGAGTTATGAAAGTTCTTCAGGAGCTTGGGGTTGGGAGGTTTGATGAGTGGTACCTCTGA
- the coaD gene encoding phosphopantetheine adenylyltransferase: MRKYKKVVVGGTFDRLHLGHKALLRKAFEVGKYVYIGLTSDEMIKNKPYAEKILPYELRLKDLIKFFEVNGYKNYRIIKIHNAIGFADKLKSLDAIVVSEETYKGALIVNKAREEKGLKPLKIVKIGIIKSKLGCKISSSLIRAGLIDPFGNPKR; encoded by the coding sequence ATGAGGAAGTACAAGAAAGTTGTAGTCGGCGGGACTTTCGATAGACTGCATTTGGGGCATAAAGCTTTACTTAGGAAGGCCTTTGAAGTTGGGAAATACGTCTATATTGGTTTGACATCTGATGAAATGATTAAAAACAAGCCCTATGCCGAAAAAATTCTCCCCTATGAGCTTCGGCTGAAGGATTTAATTAAATTTTTTGAAGTTAATGGATATAAAAATTATCGCATAATAAAAATTCACAATGCAATAGGTTTTGCTGATAAGTTAAAGAGCTTAGATGCTATTGTTGTCAGTGAAGAAACATATAAAGGCGCCCTGATAGTTAATAAAGCGAGAGAGGAAAAAGGTCTAAAACCCTTGAAAATTGTAAAAATAGGGATAATTAAAAGCAAATTGGGGTGCAAAATAAGTTCGTCTCTCATACGAGCAGGTCTAATAGATCCATTTGGGAATCCCAAGAGGTGA
- a CDS encoding CGP-CTERM sorting domain-containing protein — MSERLKAGAILLIFFFSLGLINQAVAYPPQQIFDIQIFMTITESGTASVKMTAKLIDPYLLSYLNNLQKNDPQKAQKEFHDMVFSLIFLNLQEFIQSQTNKTVIITPQTGFIELHPNWTTTLNFKIYNYLILKNGTLKSAVYGPMRFIFKNKVLSYHWKKLTIIFPKNAYIINLAPVPKEMTENVAVWENGDYLPIIVLTFNETVFQKERAKKTKIIPFKEFLDNSTKVINLRYDPFAGTVTFNGSIIGMKPEQYHIAKLIDEFNMSMDLIKFDIKSTENGVTFSGEAKPMLQYKETLTKKVWNITIRLPFRFDKVNIKAPKDQSVQMIYEKTDNTIVNMVFEEKKICGPGVIVGLALFPLLLRKRRR; from the coding sequence ATGAGTGAGAGACTCAAAGCAGGTGCCATATTGTTGATATTCTTCTTTTCATTAGGTCTAATAAATCAGGCAGTTGCATATCCGCCTCAGCAAATCTTTGACATTCAAATTTTTATGACAATTACTGAAAGTGGAACTGCTTCTGTCAAGATGACAGCTAAGCTTATAGATCCGTATCTGCTCTCTTATCTGAACAATCTTCAGAAGAATGACCCTCAAAAAGCCCAAAAAGAGTTTCATGATATGGTATTCTCTTTGATATTCCTAAATCTTCAGGAATTCATACAGTCACAGACAAACAAAACAGTCATTATAACACCCCAAACAGGATTTATTGAGCTTCATCCAAATTGGACTACTACACTGAACTTTAAAATATACAACTATCTAATTTTAAAAAACGGAACCCTAAAAAGCGCTGTTTATGGTCCAATGAGGTTCATTTTTAAAAATAAAGTTCTTTCATATCACTGGAAGAAGCTCACAATAATATTCCCGAAAAATGCTTACATCATTAACCTTGCCCCAGTACCAAAGGAGATGACCGAGAATGTCGCAGTTTGGGAGAATGGCGACTATCTCCCCATAATTGTACTCACATTTAACGAAACCGTGTTCCAAAAAGAGAGAGCAAAGAAAACCAAAATAATCCCATTTAAGGAGTTTTTAGACAACAGCACCAAAGTCATAAATCTGAGATATGACCCCTTTGCTGGAACTGTGACATTTAACGGGAGCATTATTGGGATGAAGCCGGAGCAATACCACATTGCAAAGCTCATTGATGAGTTTAACATGAGCATGGACTTAATCAAATTCGATATAAAAAGCACGGAAAACGGTGTAACATTTTCAGGAGAAGCAAAGCCAATGCTCCAGTATAAGGAGACCCTCACAAAGAAGGTGTGGAACATCACAATTAGGTTGCCATTCAGATTTGATAAGGTGAACATTAAAGCTCCCAAAGACCAAAGCGTTCAGATGATTTACGAAAAAACAGATAACACAATTGTAAACATGGTTTTTGAAGAAAAGAAGATCTGCGGTCCAGGAGTTATCGTAGGATTGGCACTATTTCCGCTGCTTCTGAGAAAACGCAGGAGGTGA